From a single Lolium rigidum isolate FL_2022 chromosome 7, APGP_CSIRO_Lrig_0.1, whole genome shotgun sequence genomic region:
- the LOC124671472 gene encoding uncharacterized protein LOC124671472 has protein sequence MKLNRVRRRRRDLQKAAGDEDRISKLPNDVLLNILERLDTLDAIRTCILSKRMQDLLAMLSQIVILLSPRDLFRMNGIVADVTNKMLRTRSPQITICKLKVRFILRLDDCLSIGKSVALAMATQKLDAAEFEISNQRWYCTKSDLRYFARQFNNFVGHCPDAFAGLTRLHLQKMSFREPDMANILSSCKRLESLRLFRCDAGIHSVLRVEHAALVELDIAFGGFTTVELNYVPKLEELSYDTWTWEDNPLVLGFVPRLSKLSLTKASTSDRILVLSELLAGAPSVRNMHLDFRRLNIWVRPERPRLVAPVLGKLRTVNLENLREGWDIAWTMFILEAAPSLEELCVTVSSHRCLMERTLSEETDVKWEASARDLKHKNLAKLTIHGFQPDDNFTGYVRRIMKAAVNIKEVSLHDWKVCEMCSNRKVHPTNFRLSIYPRTSEEQDLVRKKISEGLTMASPAAIRFRPSCYVPFRVDE, from the coding sequence ATGAAGCTCAATAgggttcgccgccgccgccgtgatcTGCAGAAAGCAGCTGGCGATGAAGACAGAATAAGCAAGCTGCCAAATGACGTGTTGCTGAACATCCTGGAGAGGTTGGATACACTTGATGCTATAAGGACCTGCATCCTCTCCAAGCGAATGCAGGACCTGCTCGCTATGCTCTCACAGATCGTCATTCTTCTCAGCCCACGTGATTTGTTTCGAATGAACGGTATTGTGGCCGATGTGACCAACAAGATGCTGCGGACGAGGTCACCACAGATCACCATTTGCAAGCTGAAGGTCAGATTCATATTGAGGCTTGATGACTGCCTGTCCATTGGCAAATCTGTTGCCCTGGCCATGGCAACCCAGAAACTGGACGCGGCTGAGTTTGAAATCTCGAACCAGAGATGGTATTGCACAAAAAGTGACCTCCGTTACTTTGCGAGGCAGTTCAACAATTTCGTTGGTCATTGTCCAGATGCATTCGCTGGTCTCACACGGCTACACCTGCAGAAAATGAGTTTTCGTGAACCAGACATGGCCAACATCCTCAGCTCTTGCAAGCGGTTGGAGTCGCTGCGTCTCTTCCGGTGTGACGCAGGGATCCATTCTGTGCTGAGAGTAGAACACGCTGCACTTGTCGAGCTTGATATCGCCTTTGGCGGATTTACAACAGTGGAGCTCAATTATGTACCAAAGCTCGAAGAGTTGTCCTATGATACTTGGACCTGGGAAGATAATCCGTTGGTTCTTGGTTTTGTCCCTCGGCTGTCAAAGCTAAGCCTCACCAAAGCAAGTACTTCAGACAGGATCCTCGTGCTAAGCGAACTGCTTGCGGGTGCACCCTCCGTAAGGAATATGCACCTGGATTTCCGAAGGCTGAATATTTGGGTTCGGCCAGAACGCCCGAGACTTGTTGCACCTGTGCTTGGCAAGCTACGGACTGTGAATCTCGAGAATCTTCGTGAAGGCTGGGATATCGCTTGGACGATGTTCATCCTTGAAGCTGCACCATCCCTAGAGGAGTTGTGTGTCACGGTATCTAGCCACAGGTGTCTAATGGAGCGCACTCTCTCTGAGGAAACAGATGTGAAGTGGGAGGCATCTGCTCGTGATCTGAAACACAAGAATCTGGCCAAGCTAACCATCCATGGCTTTCAGCCCGATGACAACTTCACGGGATATGTCCGGCGCATCATGAAAGCCGCGGTGAACATCAAGGAGGTATCACTGCATGACTGGAAAGTTTGCGAGATGTGTAGTAACAGGAAAGTGCACCCCACGAATTTTCGTCTGTCGATCTATCCACGAACCAGTGAGGAGCAGGACTTGGTGAGGAAGAAGATTTCAGAGGGCTTGACGATGGCTTCTCCTGCAGCGATTCGCTTCCGGCCCTCCTGCTATGTTCCGTTTCGGGTTGATGAATGA
- the LOC124671473 gene encoding eukaryotic translation initiation factor 4G-like codes for MPPTKRAPDDWEDVAGMSTPKLQCSGSGNQSSVGQVRDSHTNEANGRKKYSRDILLNFAHQCSGLPHGIRMDTVTSAVFKGVAVKYYIDREPNPSPRRGPDRPRSRGGRQCAAMDDGKWSTKPGVPFSPCCDTHIDLTNSPSRNYRGASGVPHCVLRNPRGGLLVGPMQSMAVQAPCSSSDADRWEQKGLIPSPVMPMQIMHKAHEKYVVGKVSDEEQAKQRQLKAILNKLTPQNFDKLFEQVKEVKIDSVSTLSGVISQIFDKALMEPTYCEMYANFCFLLAGALPDFSTDNEKVTFKRLMLDKCQDEFEKGDREEADADKPEEEGEVKQTKEEREGKRVKARRRMLGNIRLIGELYKKRMLTEQIMHDCIKKLLGSCQNPNEEHIEALCKLMSTIGEMIDHPKAKEHMDAYFDRMHNLSTSHLISSRVRFLLRDSIDLRKNQWHQRRKVEGPKKIDEVHRDAAHERHGQLSSLARGPVVSSFPRGRVTSMGYGSGGSAAPLVSPCPQQRCHGFVNQDTQFEQGRHKLDNRTVPLPQGSVKNEAVTRGPRGNVARGMSLRGQPPVSNAKFPSVADHRTIVYGTGYNYMASNAREDARSRIPDGSSWRKAHATKSAGFLHKPASQDGCFGDKSYSGEDLRGKSTAAIWENYRQLDPFSRIWCSLVLVFITAGLWWRGLLQVTKLSLEISNNKAASSSVFACGHIAEQLWRIFFDKLPRRKMMEKSSVAGSSKKRYQLLIINPQLPFLLSAGGGGEGEELWSLVIFAGGCCQGSLVRPGADYAFVVAIPKLCLVLPTTIHGHRVGLAMLELASSFFFLCSERIYYCLGAVTSIFINPSGLVPGIGRDGGDWRQIFSGVHVLDRVFAVVYRMLCAKGLDLDVIFSFFDVLLVKVYPPLG; via the exons ATGCCACCCACCAAACGCGCCCCTGATGACTGGGAAGATGTAGCAGGCATGTCTACTCCAAAGCTGCAATGTTCAGGGTCTGGAAACCAGTCTAGTGTAGGGCAAGTGCGAGATTCACATACAAATGAAGCTAACGGACGAAAGAAATATTCGCGTGATATTCTGCTAAATTTTGCACATCAGTGTTCTGGTCTTCCTCATGGTATCCGGATGGATACTGTAACTAGTGCTGTGTTCAAGGGTGTGGCGGTAAAGTATTATATTGATCGCGAACCTAACCCAAGTCCTAGAAGAGGACCTGATAGGCCAAGATCTCGCGGTGGTCGCCAGTGTGCTGCTATGGATGATGGTAAGTGGAGTACAAAACCAGGTGTTCCTTTCAGCCCTTGTTGTGATACCCACATAGACTTGACAAACAGCCCATCAAGGAATTACCGTGGCGCCTCAGGGGTCCCTCATTGTGTTTTGAGGAATCCACGTGGTGGGCTTCTTGTGGGACCAATGCAATCCATGGCGGTTCAAGCACCTTGCAGTAGCTCTGATGCAGATAGATGGGAGCAAAAGGGTCTGATACCGTCTCCTGTTATGCCCATGCAAATAATGCACAAAGCACACGAAAAGTATGTTGTTGGCAAAGTTTCTGACGAGGAGCAGGCAAAGCAGAGGCAGCTGAAAGCAATTCTTAATAAACTGACCCCGCAAAACTTTGATAAGCTGTTTGAACAAGTCAAAGAGGTGAAAATTGACAGTGTGTCAACTCTTAGTGGGGTCATTTCACAGATATTTGACAAAGCTTTGATGGAACCAACTTACTGTGAAATGTATGCAAACTTCTGTTTCCTTTTGGCTGGTGCACTCCCAGACTTTAGTACGGACAATGAAAAGGTTACATTCAAGAGGTTGATGTTGGACAAATGTCAAGATGAGTTTGAGAAGGGCGACCGAGAAGAAGCTGATGCAGACAAACCAGAGGAGGAAGGTGAGGTtaagcaaacaaaagaagaaagggAAGGAAAAAGAGTTAAAGCTCGTAGGCGTATGCTGGGGAACATTAGGTTGATTGGAGAATTGTACAAAAAGAGGATGCTTACGGAGCAGATCATGCATGACTGCATTAAGAAATTACTGGGTAGTTGCCAGAATCCAAATGAGGAGCATATTGAAGCACTATGCAAGTTGATGAGTACAATTGGAGAGATGATAGATCATCCAAAGGCTAAGGAACATATGGATGCATATTTTGATAGGATGCACAACTTGTCAACTAGTCACCTGATATCTTCCCGTGTTAGATTCCTATTGAGAGATTCAATCGATCTCAGGAAGAACCAATGGCACCAACGGCGTAAAGTGGAAGGCCCCAAGAAGATTGATGAGGTTCACAGGGATGCAGCTCATGAAAGACATGGTCAGTTGAGTAGTTTAGCTCGTGGTCCAGTTGTTAGTTCTTTTCCAAGAGGAAGGGTAACCTCTATGGGTTATGGCTCTGGTGGCTCAGCAGCACCATTGGTATCTCCATGTCCGCAGCAACGATGCCATGGATTCGTTAATCAGGATACCCAGTTTGAGCAGGGAAGACATAAGTTAGACAATAGAACAGTTCCCCTTCCCCAGGGGTCTGTCAAGAACGAAGCTGTCACTCGTGGACCACGAGGTAACGTAGCTAGGGGTATGTCTTTAAGAGGGCAGCCACCGGTATCAAATGCTAAATTTCCTAGTGTTGCTGACCATCGCACAATTGTATATGGTACAGGGTATAATTACATGGCTTCGAACGCAAGAGAGGACGCTAGGTCGAGAATTCCAGATGGAAGTTCTTGGAGGAAAGCACATGCTACAAAATCTGCTGGATTTTTACACAAACCTGCCAGTCAGGATGGCTGCTTCGGTGATAAATCATACTCTGGCGAGGATCTGAGAGGGAAATCTACTGCAGCCATCTGGGAAAATTATAG GCAGCTGGATCCATTCAGCCGGATCTGGTGCAGTCTAGTGCTGGTGTTCATCACTGCAGGACTCTGGTGGCGGGGGCTGTTGCAAGTGACGAAGCTGAGCCTGGAGATCTCCAACAATAAGGCCGCGAGCTCGTCTGTCTTCGCGTGTGGGCACATCGCGGAGCAGTTGTGGCGGATCTTCTTCGACAAGCTTCCAAGGAGGAAGATGATGGAGAAGAGCTCTGTTGCAGGCTCATCCAAGAAGCGCTATCAGCTCCTTATCATCAATCCCCAACTCCCTTTTCTCCTCTCGGCCGGCGGTGGTGGTGAGGGGGAGGAGTTGTGGAGCCTGGTGATCTTCGCTGGAGGATGCTGTCAGGGAAGCCTGGTTCGGCCAGGTGCTGATTATGCGTTTGTTGTGGCGATTCCCAAGCTGTGCCTTGTTCTGCCCACAACTATTCATGGTCATAGGGTTGGCCTCGCCATGCTTGAGCTTGCATCAAGCTTTTTCTTCCTCTGTTCGGAGAGGATCTACTACTGCCTCGGCGCAGTGACAAGCATCTTTATCAACCCAAGTGGCTTAGTCCCCGGCATTGGTAGAGACGGCGGCGACTGGAGGCAGATCTTCAGCGGTGTGCATGTACTCGATCGCGTTTTCGCGGTTGTCTATAGGATGCTCTGTGCAAAAGGTTTGGACCTGGATGTAATTTTCTCTTTCTTTGATGTCCTCCTTGTAAAAGTGTACCCACCGCTTGGATAA